A genomic region of Candidatus Thorarchaeota archaeon contains the following coding sequences:
- a CDS encoding DMT family transporter has translation MKESAAKYYAMLVGAMVLWGASWVSKKIAVSAAPPLTIGFLRFLSASVVFLIFMFAIKRPPHKAFSKGDIKILLPIGIVGVFGYETMELLGLQLTTAAQGAIIDGFQPVTIAIFAFIMLRESLTRKWQYIGFLFGFLGIVSVVGTQFLAGIGQHVLGDLVLIGATCVWAIYSALGKRAMGSMDALDMTAGGIFIGTIFFGLTSLTEQWWTLPAMVDPIFWVNILFLGMVMTFLCFLLYFESIRNIGATRSGVFVSLIPISGTILSFFVLKEEILASFWAGLVLVTIGIIITNFPVREGNQEKETTPPDL, from the coding sequence ATGAAGGAATCTGCTGCCAAATACTATGCAATGCTCGTCGGTGCAATGGTCCTGTGGGGGGCTTCGTGGGTCTCCAAGAAGATCGCGGTCTCAGCAGCACCACCTCTGACAATCGGGTTTCTGAGGTTTCTCTCGGCAAGTGTCGTCTTTCTCATATTCATGTTTGCGATCAAGCGGCCGCCGCACAAGGCGTTCTCCAAGGGCGACATCAAGATCCTATTGCCTATCGGGATAGTAGGCGTCTTCGGTTATGAGACCATGGAACTTCTCGGTCTCCAACTGACCACCGCAGCACAGGGAGCGATCATTGATGGGTTTCAGCCGGTCACAATTGCCATCTTTGCATTCATCATGCTCCGCGAGTCCCTCACTCGAAAGTGGCAGTATATTGGATTTCTCTTCGGGTTTTTAGGCATCGTCTCAGTGGTGGGGACTCAATTCCTTGCAGGCATTGGCCAACACGTACTCGGCGACCTTGTACTCATTGGGGCGACCTGTGTCTGGGCGATCTATTCGGCTCTCGGTAAACGTGCCATGGGCTCCATGGATGCATTAGACATGACAGCAGGTGGGATCTTCATCGGCACGATCTTCTTTGGTCTCACCTCTCTGACTGAGCAGTGGTGGACGCTTCCTGCAATGGTGGACCCGATATTCTGGGTGAACATACTCTTCTTAGGAATGGTCATGACCTTCCTCTGCTTCCTCCTGTATTTTGAGAGCATCCGCAATATTGGAGCCACACGATCTGGGGTCTTTGTCAGTCTTATTCCCATCTCCGGCACCATCCTCTCATTTTTCGTTCTTAAAGAGGAGATTCTTGCATCATTCTGGGCGGGACTCGTCCTCGTCACCATCGGGATCATCATTACGAACTTCCCTGTCCGAGAAGGGAATCAGGAAAAAGAGACAACTCCACCCGACCTTTGA
- a CDS encoding isoaspartyl peptidase/L-asparaginase: protein MRPVIIVHGGAGAWKDERIPIGLENVEKAARAGWEVLMAGGSALDAAEVCTAFMESCGQLNAGLGATRNNDGIQELDAMIIDGSTLDFGSVAAVTGIYNPISLARYVMEKTPHKFFAGPNAQRVYAQMMKEGYRKETNPGVLDHSKIPSTDDAASADTVGCVVVDSEGRIAATSSTGGIRKKIPGRVGDSPVMGAGAYANDQVGVAATGYGEHIMRVILSYTTAGYVEQGVAPQEAAERGVSLLVEKTGSEAGLIVADVNGEVGAATNAKAMPVAIIRGTIDSIKSMIVGHQGKE from the coding sequence ATGAGACCCGTAATCATTGTACATGGCGGTGCTGGTGCTTGGAAGGACGAACGCATTCCGATAGGTCTTGAGAATGTAGAGAAGGCAGCTCGTGCCGGATGGGAAGTCCTGATGGCTGGAGGATCTGCACTGGATGCTGCAGAAGTGTGTACGGCGTTTATGGAGAGTTGTGGTCAGCTGAATGCTGGACTTGGGGCCACACGGAATAATGATGGGATTCAAGAGCTTGATGCAATGATCATTGATGGTAGCACGCTTGACTTTGGTTCGGTGGCTGCTGTGACGGGGATCTACAATCCAATATCCTTGGCTCGATATGTGATGGAAAAGACACCGCACAAGTTTTTCGCGGGTCCCAATGCTCAGCGAGTCTATGCCCAGATGATGAAGGAGGGATACCGTAAGGAAACCAACCCTGGTGTTCTTGATCACTCCAAGATTCCTTCGACTGATGACGCAGCTTCTGCCGATACGGTCGGTTGTGTTGTGGTGGATTCTGAGGGGCGTATTGCCGCAACCTCATCGACTGGTGGCATTCGAAAGAAGATCCCCGGTCGGGTAGGTGATTCCCCGGTCATGGGTGCTGGAGCCTATGCGAATGATCAGGTGGGGGTTGCAGCAACAGGGTATGGCGAGCACATCATGCGCGTCATTCTTAGTTATACCACGGCCGGCTACGTTGAACAGGGAGTTGCTCCGCAGGAGGCTGCTGAGAGAGGGGTTTCATTGTTAGTGGAGAAGACTGGTTCCGAAGCAGGTCTGATTGTTGCCGATGTTAATGGCGAGGTAGGTGCAGCGACCAATGCAAAGGCCATGCCTGTTGCAATCATTAGAGGCACCATTGACTCTATCAAATCGATGATTGTTGGCCATCAAGGAAAAGAGTAA
- a CDS encoding S9 family peptidase, giving the protein MAQEEALSQYLAVETAGGPSWHPDKQQIVFTSNSAGVFQIFRTPLINNIAVWPDRLTFSEDRCTNPRYLRDGSILFTRDRGGDENFQIGYISPEGEDLTWLTSRPESKHRFGTFGKTRYYFQANIEDRGRLDVYEHRFPVRDTEPELIHRPEAGLVVAAALSKDERLLVMEKYLGNAEQELLLYDEGTVTDLTKGLSGKKKNRWSVIRFLDDETLLVVTDYEADIKRLALLDLSGELTKIPTIEEKFKWEFEEGTYDPNSEYTYFFTNEDGYSTLYRGTFTPDGGAEIEALELPIKGGLEHGDARSFSRGASLSPDERYLAMTISTPTEPTNIWILDTQTGECWKATNASAAGINPRTFADATLHRFSSFDGLEVPYFKYVPRGERPENGWPAILMIHGGPESQSRPTFNPVLQFFVAGGFAVITPNIRGSTGYGRTYMDLDNVEKRLDSIKDIKHLALTLKERDPDIDGERLVIYGGSYGGFAVLSAITEHPDLWKAAVDIVGISNFVTFLQNTAPWRRSLRESEYGSLEKDMDILRKISPIHKVDRIVVPLFIIQGDNDERVPLTESIQIHEKMRERGVPVKMLRFPDEGHGLAKLKNRVKAYSEVLEWLKSMV; this is encoded by the coding sequence ATGGCTCAAGAAGAGGCTCTTTCCCAGTATCTTGCAGTTGAGACCGCCGGAGGCCCCTCATGGCATCCGGACAAACAGCAGATCGTCTTCACATCAAACTCAGCAGGCGTATTCCAGATCTTTAGAACCCCACTGATCAACAACATCGCTGTCTGGCCTGACCGCCTGACATTCTCTGAAGACAGATGCACCAATCCCAGATATCTACGAGATGGAAGCATCCTGTTCACTCGTGATAGAGGTGGAGATGAGAATTTTCAGATCGGATACATCAGTCCCGAGGGAGAAGACCTCACATGGCTCACCTCCAGACCCGAGTCTAAACATAGGTTTGGGACCTTTGGCAAGACCAGATATTATTTCCAAGCAAATATCGAAGATCGTGGACGACTTGATGTCTACGAACATAGATTTCCGGTGCGTGATACCGAACCGGAATTGATCCATCGCCCAGAAGCGGGACTTGTAGTTGCAGCCGCGCTCTCAAAAGATGAGCGGTTGCTAGTCATGGAAAAATATCTCGGAAATGCAGAACAAGAACTCCTGCTCTATGATGAGGGGACGGTCACAGACCTCACAAAGGGGCTATCTGGCAAGAAGAAGAACAGATGGTCGGTCATTCGATTTCTTGATGATGAGACCCTGTTGGTGGTCACCGACTACGAGGCAGACATCAAGCGTCTGGCCCTGTTAGATCTGAGTGGCGAACTGACAAAGATACCAACAATTGAAGAGAAGTTCAAGTGGGAATTCGAAGAGGGAACATATGATCCTAACTCGGAATACACCTACTTTTTCACCAACGAGGATGGTTACAGCACCTTGTATAGAGGTACATTCACACCGGACGGTGGAGCCGAGATCGAAGCGCTGGAACTGCCTATTAAGGGAGGTCTCGAACACGGGGACGCTCGATCGTTCTCACGAGGTGCATCGCTCTCACCTGATGAGAGATACCTTGCCATGACCATCTCGACTCCAACCGAACCAACAAACATCTGGATTCTAGATACACAGACTGGCGAGTGTTGGAAGGCCACCAATGCAAGTGCTGCGGGAATCAATCCACGGACCTTTGCAGATGCCACACTTCATCGTTTCTCAAGTTTCGATGGCCTTGAGGTGCCATATTTCAAATACGTGCCAAGAGGAGAGCGACCTGAGAATGGCTGGCCCGCGATCCTGATGATCCATGGAGGGCCTGAGTCGCAGAGCAGACCGACCTTCAATCCAGTCCTACAGTTCTTTGTGGCGGGGGGCTTTGCGGTCATCACACCTAACATAAGGGGCAGTACTGGCTACGGCCGCACGTATATGGACTTGGACAATGTTGAGAAGCGCCTTGACTCGATCAAAGACATCAAGCATCTTGCGCTCACCTTGAAAGAGAGAGACCCAGACATCGATGGCGAACGACTCGTGATCTATGGAGGGAGCTATGGAGGTTTTGCTGTCCTGTCTGCAATAACGGAGCACCCTGACCTATGGAAGGCCGCAGTAGACATCGTAGGCATTTCGAACTTTGTAACATTTCTACAGAACACTGCGCCTTGGCGAAGATCACTGCGAGAAAGCGAATATGGTAGTCTGGAGAAAGACATGGACATTCTGAGGAAGATCAGCCCAATCCACAAGGTGGACAGAATTGTTGTACCACTCTTCATCATCCAAGGCGATAACGACGAACGTGTACCACTCACTGAGAGCATTCAGATCCACGAGAAAATGCGAGAGAGAGGCGTGCCTGTGAAGATGTTACGCTTCCCTGATGAAGGACACGGCCTTGCAAAACTCAAGAACCGTGTGAAGGCCTACTCTGAAGTTCTTGAGTGGCTCAAGTCGATGGTATGA
- a CDS encoding DMT family transporter, protein MTSALQDYAMLISGMLFWGGSWVSAKILVTIAPPMTIGFFRFLFASIFFLGLLKASGEGICNLRPNFRWLVLVGATGIFGYGILFLTGIRFTTAAQGSIIAGFNPTMIALFAHLIHKERLDRRWKYTGFILSFLGVMMVIGVQTLLDFNISYLIGNLIILCAMAMWGFYSSISKQVMKTLSPAEVNAGGSIVGCMFFGLFALTEEPWTLPVLNDPIFWANILFLGFFVTFLGFLFYLRSVDRLGATKTGGFINLVPVFGTLLSVLILHETLHWTFLVGLVFVVTGITIVNARSSKETIQIGDV, encoded by the coding sequence ATGACTTCTGCGCTGCAAGACTATGCCATGCTCATCTCAGGAATGCTCTTTTGGGGCGGGTCGTGGGTCTCCGCAAAGATCCTCGTGACAATTGCACCTCCGATGACAATTGGCTTCTTTCGATTTCTCTTTGCCAGTATTTTCTTCCTCGGCCTATTGAAAGCCTCCGGAGAAGGAATATGCAATCTACGTCCCAACTTCCGGTGGCTTGTACTTGTTGGAGCGACTGGTATTTTCGGGTATGGCATCCTGTTTCTCACAGGGATACGATTTACCACTGCTGCACAGGGGTCCATCATTGCAGGATTCAATCCCACCATGATAGCACTCTTTGCACACCTCATTCATAAAGAGCGACTTGATCGACGATGGAAATACACCGGGTTCATTCTGAGCTTTCTCGGAGTGATGATGGTCATTGGAGTTCAGACGCTCCTTGACTTCAACATCAGCTATCTGATAGGGAACCTCATCATACTATGCGCGATGGCAATGTGGGGATTCTATTCATCAATTAGCAAACAGGTCATGAAGACACTCTCACCAGCAGAAGTCAATGCGGGAGGCTCCATTGTCGGTTGCATGTTCTTTGGACTCTTCGCACTGACAGAAGAACCATGGACGCTCCCAGTCTTGAACGATCCCATCTTCTGGGCCAATATCCTCTTTCTTGGATTCTTTGTGACCTTTCTCGGCTTTCTGTTTTACTTGAGAAGTGTGGATCGGCTTGGCGCAACTAAGACGGGAGGCTTCATCAATCTCGTCCCCGTCTTTGGTACATTGCTCTCAGTCCTCATTCTTCATGAGACCCTACACTGGACGTTCCTCGTCGGGCTTGTATTTGTAGTAACAGGAATCACCATCGTCAATGCACGCAGCTCAAAAGAGACTATTCAAATAGGTGATGTCTGA